A genomic window from Sphingobacterium spiritivorum includes:
- a CDS encoding peptidylprolyl isomerase, with amino-acid sequence MGLMTFLRNRAGLIVTVIGIAIVAFLLGDVVRTGAPFWASTQNQVGSVNGESISYPDFNVQVEQASAMFQQQMGGGSLTPQMKNYAVQQVWNQFVTKEILKQEVEKIGLSVGKDELNALVNGPNPSYQIVQAFTNPQTGQFDKAQLNMFLSRLKSEGTPEMQQQWEMLLEGVRDERMGTKYTNLLNNSIYVTSLEANDDYIQRNKLANFKYVLLDYSSIKDADIKLTDADYKEYYDENKNAFKNPEETRAIEYVLVDGRPNQRDTAATLAVVQKLKADLAASTNDSLFASVNSDTKYPYTYLKKGQVSPALDSVLFNAPVGATVGPFLSNGVYEIAKIKDATFSPDSVKASHILLNPTAEGGVDKAKAKADSIKNLIAKGEAFGPLAIQFSQDEGSKANGGDLGTFGRGRMVPEFDKAVFEGKTGDVLIVNSQFGVHIVKIEKQVGNSKVVKAAIVDKAISSGKETIDAAYAKANSFFSALDKDNFKAVATKQGLKDATAKRVTAMDNTLDGNEVPRELLRWAFEAKKGDVTDKVYETDHTFIVARLADIQPKGILPLEAIKADIETPVRNLVKARQLKEKAENALKGASSIDQVGQKLGKSPIQVENIVLANPVIPGVALENAVVGTVFGLQPNKPSTAIKGNQGVYVVQVNGFVNPKNQVATEIKAQQKQLIASKAQRSWNSIFKALQDKAKIDDNRIRFF; translated from the coding sequence ATGGGATTAATGACCTTTTTGCGAAACCGTGCGGGTTTGATCGTAACCGTGATCGGTATTGCAATTGTTGCATTTTTGTTAGGAGACGTTGTACGTACTGGAGCACCCTTCTGGGCTAGCACACAGAATCAGGTAGGAAGCGTCAATGGAGAATCAATCAGCTACCCTGATTTCAATGTTCAGGTTGAACAAGCATCAGCAATGTTCCAACAACAAATGGGTGGAGGAAGCCTCACACCGCAAATGAAAAATTATGCCGTTCAGCAAGTATGGAATCAATTTGTAACCAAAGAAATTCTAAAACAGGAAGTTGAAAAAATCGGCTTGTCAGTAGGCAAAGATGAATTGAATGCATTGGTAAATGGTCCAAACCCATCTTATCAGATCGTTCAGGCATTCACAAACCCTCAGACAGGTCAGTTTGACAAAGCACAACTTAACATGTTCCTGAGCAGATTGAAAAGCGAAGGTACACCTGAAATGCAACAACAATGGGAAATGTTACTGGAAGGTGTACGTGACGAGCGTATGGGAACCAAATACACCAACCTGCTTAACAACAGCATTTACGTCACTTCTCTGGAAGCAAATGACGATTATATTCAACGTAACAAGCTTGCAAACTTTAAATATGTATTGTTAGACTACTCTTCTATCAAAGATGCAGATATCAAATTGACAGATGCAGACTACAAAGAGTACTACGATGAAAACAAAAATGCATTCAAAAACCCTGAAGAAACACGCGCTATCGAGTATGTACTTGTAGACGGACGCCCTAATCAAAGAGATACAGCTGCGACATTAGCTGTAGTTCAGAAATTAAAGGCTGATCTTGCTGCATCTACCAATGACTCTTTATTTGCAAGTGTAAATTCAGACACAAAATATCCGTACACCTATCTGAAAAAAGGTCAGGTAAGCCCTGCTCTTGATTCGGTATTGTTCAATGCTCCGGTAGGTGCTACAGTAGGTCCGTTTCTTTCAAATGGCGTATACGAAATCGCTAAAATCAAAGACGCGACTTTCAGCCCTGATTCCGTAAAAGCAAGTCACATCTTATTAAACCCGACTGCAGAAGGTGGTGTTGATAAAGCTAAAGCCAAAGCAGACTCGATTAAGAATCTGATTGCAAAAGGTGAAGCATTCGGTCCATTGGCAATTCAATTCAGCCAGGATGAAGGCAGCAAAGCAAACGGTGGTGATCTGGGAACATTTGGAAGAGGAAGAATGGTTCCTGAATTTGACAAAGCAGTATTTGAAGGCAAGACCGGAGATGTATTGATCGTAAACAGTCAGTTCGGTGTACACATTGTAAAAATCGAAAAACAAGTAGGAAACTCTAAGGTAGTTAAAGCTGCTATTGTAGATAAAGCTATTTCAAGTGGTAAAGAAACAATTGATGCAGCTTATGCAAAAGCTAACAGTTTCTTCTCCGCTTTGGACAAAGATAATTTCAAAGCTGTAGCTACCAAACAAGGATTGAAAGATGCAACGGCAAAACGTGTCACTGCAATGGACAATACTCTGGATGGTAATGAGGTGCCAAGAGAATTGTTGAGATGGGCATTCGAAGCTAAAAAAGGAGACGTAACAGATAAAGTTTATGAAACAGATCATACTTTTATCGTTGCCCGTCTGGCAGATATTCAGCCTAAAGGTATTCTTCCTTTGGAAGCCATCAAAGCAGATATTGAGACTCCGGTAAGAAACCTGGTAAAAGCCAGACAACTGAAAGAAAAAGCAGAAAATGCTTTGAAAGGGGCATCTTCTATCGATCAGGTTGGTCAGAAATTAGGAAAATCTCCGATTCAGGTTGAAAATATTGTATTAGCAAATCCTGTTATCCCGGGAGTAGCATTGGAAAATGCGGTTGTAGGAACTGTATTTGGTTTACAGCCAAACAAACCTTCTACTGCAATCAAAGGCAACCAGGGTGTATACGTGGTACAGGTAAACGGATTTGTAAATCCTAAAAACCAGGTAGCAACGGAGATCAAAGCACAGCAGAAACAGTTGATCGCTTCTAAAGCACAACGTTCGTGGAACTCAATCTTCAAAGCTCTTCAGGATAAAGCTAAGATTGATGACAATCGCATTAGATTCTTTTAG
- a CDS encoding DUF3108 domain-containing protein, which yields MKRIFTLFIIALYCISNAPAQMLPYLKESSYQAGEKLQYKLRYGIVSAATGSLMVSDSKLRFSNPKTFQLTAFGSTSGAFSVLYTVKNKYNSYIDGSTFLPYLYTEDIHEGSYTRQDYVTFDHKKQSAKGKKGTFQSPTPQTFDLLSAYYFSRNLDLSKLKIGDSFRITYFLNDEMASLGIKYLGVEDVKTKLGTLECIKFSPEIKPGRIFKKNSQLYLWVTNDGNRIPVKAEVEILIGSITMELTKAEGLKYKLGQRVSYSK from the coding sequence ATGAAAAGAATCTTTACCTTATTTATTATTGCATTATACTGCATTTCAAATGCACCGGCACAGATGCTCCCGTATTTAAAAGAATCATCCTATCAGGCTGGAGAAAAGCTACAATACAAACTCCGGTACGGCATCGTATCTGCTGCCACAGGTTCCCTGATGGTGTCCGATTCCAAACTTCGGTTCAGTAATCCCAAAACCTTTCAATTGACAGCTTTTGGATCCACATCCGGAGCATTCTCCGTACTCTATACCGTAAAAAACAAGTACAATTCTTATATAGATGGCAGTACATTCCTCCCGTACCTGTATACAGAGGATATTCACGAAGGAAGCTACACCAGACAAGACTACGTAACATTCGATCATAAGAAGCAATCTGCAAAGGGTAAAAAAGGGACTTTCCAAAGCCCGACTCCACAGACCTTCGATTTACTGTCCGCTTATTATTTTTCACGCAATCTGGACCTTTCTAAGCTGAAGATCGGTGATTCATTCAGAATCACTTATTTTCTGAATGATGAAATGGCGTCTCTGGGTATCAAATATCTGGGAGTAGAAGACGTAAAAACCAAGCTCGGCACATTAGAATGTATAAAATTTAGCCCTGAGATAAAACCCGGACGTATTTTTAAGAAAAACAGTCAGTTGTATCTTTGGGTCACAAACGATGGAAATCGTATTCCGGTAAAAGCTGAAGTCGAAATATTAATCGGCTCGATCACCATGGAACTTACCAAAGCTGAAGGTTTGAAATATAAACTAGGTCAACGAGTAAGCTATTCAAAATAA
- a CDS encoding heme exporter protein CcmB yields MNLFQQVKTLVYKDVLLEWRSKYAINGILLYVVSTVFVCYQAFTAVDPIVWNALFWIIMLFASINAISRSFVQESTSRQLYYYSIVDAKAIILSKIIYNTLVMILLSAIAFSVYSIIFRNPLADPLFYFISVILGSISFASVFTMVSGISSKAGNNSTLMAILSFPVIIPLLLVLIRLSKNAMDGLERSESLDHIVVLLAINVITVTISLLLFPYLWRD; encoded by the coding sequence ATGAATTTGTTTCAACAAGTTAAGACTTTAGTATATAAAGATGTACTGTTAGAATGGCGTTCCAAATACGCTATCAATGGCATCTTACTCTACGTGGTATCTACGGTTTTTGTCTGTTATCAGGCATTTACAGCCGTAGATCCCATTGTTTGGAATGCACTTTTCTGGATTATTATGCTTTTTGCATCTATTAATGCCATCAGCAGAAGTTTTGTACAGGAAAGCACCAGCCGTCAGCTTTATTATTACTCCATAGTTGACGCCAAAGCAATCATTCTTTCCAAGATTATTTACAACACACTGGTCATGATCCTGTTGTCTGCAATAGCGTTCAGTGTATATTCTATAATCTTCCGCAATCCGCTTGCAGATCCCCTCTTCTATTTTATTTCGGTTATACTGGGTAGCATCAGCTTTGCATCCGTATTTACGATGGTGTCAGGCATCAGTTCCAAAGCAGGTAACAACAGTACCTTGATGGCTATCCTTAGTTTCCCTGTAATCATCCCGCTGTTACTGGTTCTCATACGTTTGTCAAAAAATGCAATGGACGGCCTGGAAAGAAGCGAGAGTTTGGATCATATTGTAGTATTACTTGCGATTAATGTGATAACTGTTACGATTTCTTTATTGTTATTTCCTTACCTTTGGAGAGATTAA
- a CDS encoding YtxH domain-containing protein encodes MKNKNGILAFALLGLAAGTAAYYLLATEDGKKQMDRANDGIKSLTKSLKDLSKKEAKRASKFAQSAKDEIMELKGKAKDLGKDLAEKASSAAHNMANKVDEGASKAKSNIDNA; translated from the coding sequence ATGAAAAATAAAAATGGTATTTTGGCATTTGCATTATTAGGATTAGCAGCAGGTACAGCAGCTTACTATTTATTAGCAACAGAGGATGGAAAGAAACAGATGGATCGTGCGAATGACGGCATCAAAAGTTTGACAAAATCCCTAAAAGATCTTTCTAAAAAAGAGGCTAAACGTGCTTCTAAATTTGCACAATCTGCAAAAGATGAAATCATGGAACTGAAAGGTAAAGCTAAAGATTTAGGTAAAGATCTGGCAGAAAAAGCAAGTAGTGCAGCGCACAACATGGCGAATAAAGTTGATGAAGGAGCTTCAAAAGCAAAATCCAATATCGACAACGCATAA
- the ccsA gene encoding cytochrome c biogenesis protein CcsA, with the protein MRKNWWKILAVVLVAASIVAGLIGPVPTLPILHESIRNVYFHVPMWFAMLTLYLISVIYSVKYLNSGNMKYDLIAVEAVNTGIIFCFLGLGTGMLWANITWGDPWPKDPKLNSSAIATLMYLAYLVLRNALDEEQKRAKISAIYNIFAFPVMIVLLYVLPRLTDSLHPGNGGNSTFSDIDLDNNLRPVLYAAGLGWSLIGVWIGSLRYRARLIEREQFNNEIN; encoded by the coding sequence ATGAGAAAAAATTGGTGGAAAATCCTTGCCGTAGTTTTAGTAGCAGCATCCATCGTTGCAGGATTAATTGGCCCCGTCCCTACTCTCCCAATACTCCATGAAAGCATCCGAAATGTATATTTCCATGTGCCGATGTGGTTTGCGATGCTCACCCTCTACCTTATCTCTGTCATTTATAGTGTCAAATACCTCAATTCAGGAAATATGAAATACGACCTGATTGCTGTAGAAGCAGTGAATACGGGCATTATTTTTTGCTTTCTGGGATTAGGAACCGGTATGTTATGGGCAAATATCACGTGGGGAGATCCATGGCCTAAAGATCCTAAATTAAACAGTTCGGCCATTGCTACGCTCATGTATCTGGCGTATCTTGTGCTTAGGAATGCACTTGACGAGGAACAAAAAAGAGCTAAAATATCCGCTATATACAACATCTTTGCCTTTCCGGTCATGATCGTTTTGCTATATGTGTTACCCAGACTTACAGATTCACTGCATCCCGGAAACGGAGGTAATTCAACATTCAGTGACATAGATCTGGATAACAACCTGAGACCAGTCTTGTATGCAGCCGGTCTTGGATGGAGTCTGATCGGTGTATGGATCGGATCACTCCGTTACAGAGCAAGACTAATCGAACGGGAACAATTTAACAATGAAATTAATTAA
- a CDS encoding DUF6427 family protein: protein MIINQFRKFTPINIVLLAVIGLGLCLGVFLHLPDELTPMLFEPALNNLLGLQFGLTLAPQSNVLTTLALTLVQAFLLNRLMNNFNFLGKPSFVTALMYMTLASLFIPFLVLSPTLICNFISIWMLSKLFNIYHHQDIKGIMFDLGMIVGIGSLVYFPFIVMFILLWISLIIFRTFNWREWIATLLGLCTVYFIIGVIYYWLGHIDQFFGIFKPFTNSFPKSLHMDFHDYLVLVPIIFALILFLLILKDQFFKSIVHVRKSFQLLFFMLLLAIGSFYLNPIISESHFLLCAPPITIYLAYYFTYAKNKWIYESLYAIIILAIIYFQFM from the coding sequence ATGATCATCAATCAGTTCAGAAAATTTACACCTATTAACATAGTATTACTTGCGGTAATCGGCCTCGGGTTATGTCTTGGTGTATTTCTTCATCTGCCGGATGAACTCACTCCCATGCTCTTTGAGCCTGCGCTCAACAATCTATTAGGCTTACAATTCGGACTGACGCTGGCACCGCAATCCAATGTGCTGACTACCCTTGCACTTACCTTGGTACAGGCATTTTTACTCAACAGGCTCATGAATAACTTCAATTTTCTGGGCAAACCGAGTTTTGTGACCGCATTAATGTATATGACACTGGCCAGTCTGTTCATTCCTTTTTTAGTCCTGTCTCCCACACTCATCTGTAACTTTATATCTATCTGGATGCTTAGCAAATTGTTTAACATCTACCACCATCAGGATATCAAAGGAATCATGTTTGATCTGGGTATGATTGTCGGAATCGGAAGTCTGGTATACTTTCCGTTTATTGTAATGTTCATCCTCTTATGGATAAGTCTGATTATTTTCAGAACCTTCAACTGGAGAGAATGGATAGCTACACTCTTGGGATTATGTACCGTATATTTTATTATCGGAGTTATTTATTACTGGCTGGGGCATATAGATCAGTTTTTCGGAATATTCAAACCGTTTACGAATTCCTTTCCCAAGTCCTTACATATGGACTTTCATGATTATCTCGTACTGGTACCGATTATTTTTGCTTTAATACTCTTTTTACTCATCCTGAAAGATCAGTTTTTCAAGAGTATAGTCCATGTAAGGAAATCCTTCCAGTTGCTGTTTTTCATGCTACTTTTGGCTATCGGATCTTTTTACCTTAATCCGATCATTTCTGAAAGTCACTTTTTACTTTGCGCTCCGCCGATTACCATTTATTTAGCTTACTATTTTACTTACGCCAAAAATAAATGGATATATGAGTCTCTTTATGCGATCATTATCTTAGCAATTATCTACTTTCAGTTTATGTAA
- a CDS encoding PhoH family protein — protein MNELLITLEEVNLVTLWGTQNENFEYIKKQFPKIRMVARGNELKVLGEEQEQQHFKGAFDQILSHMERFHSLSVLDLEEIIGVKHPVAEKKADGSEKKQEGAPAFSGEPIVYGPNGIIVRARTLNQRRMVDSISKNDILFAIGPAGTGKTYTAVALAVRALRNKEIKRIILTRPAVEAGENLGFLPGDLKEKVDPYLRPLYDALDDMIPAEKLKGYLENRTIEVAPLAFMRGRTLDNCFVILDEAQNATDMQLKMFLTRMGPTAKFIVTGDMTQIDLPKKNQSGLSTAVKLLEGIEGIDMIYLSGGDVVRHKLVKRILEAYGDI, from the coding sequence TTGAACGAATTACTGATAACACTTGAGGAAGTCAATTTGGTCACTCTGTGGGGGACTCAAAATGAGAATTTTGAATACATTAAGAAGCAATTTCCGAAGATCAGAATGGTAGCCAGAGGAAATGAACTGAAAGTATTGGGAGAAGAACAGGAACAGCAACATTTTAAAGGCGCATTTGATCAGATCTTGTCTCACATGGAACGATTTCATAGTCTGTCTGTATTGGATCTGGAAGAAATCATAGGCGTAAAACATCCTGTGGCGGAGAAAAAGGCTGACGGTTCGGAAAAGAAACAAGAAGGTGCACCGGCTTTTAGCGGAGAGCCTATTGTGTATGGTCCTAATGGAATAATTGTACGGGCACGTACGCTTAATCAGCGTAGAATGGTGGACAGTATTTCCAAGAATGATATCTTATTTGCAATAGGTCCTGCCGGAACCGGGAAGACTTATACGGCTGTTGCTCTTGCTGTTCGTGCGTTGCGCAACAAAGAGATCAAGCGTATCATCCTGACACGACCTGCAGTAGAAGCGGGGGAAAATCTGGGTTTTCTTCCCGGCGATCTGAAGGAAAAAGTAGATCCTTATCTGAGACCTCTGTATGATGCACTGGATGATATGATTCCTGCTGAAAAGCTGAAGGGATATCTTGAAAACCGGACTATTGAAGTGGCGCCTCTGGCTTTTATGCGCGGGCGTACTCTTGATAATTGTTTTGTGATTCTGGATGAAGCACAGAATGCTACGGATATGCAGCTGAAGATGTTTCTGACGCGGATGGGTCCTACGGCCAAATTTATTGTGACCGGTGATATGACACAGATTGACCTTCCGAAGAAAAATCAATCCGGATTATCTACAGCGGTGAAATTGCTGGAAGGAATAGAGGGGATAGATATGATTTATCTGAGCGGGGGAGATGTCGTTAGACATAAACTGGTGAAACGTATATTAGAGGCATACGGAGATATTTAG
- a CDS encoding CcmD family protein gives MKQTILSIFFMLCTSLYASAQGEIEMATGLRSSGKIWVVVLVLLLIFLGVAAYLFMLDKRISKLEKNTKK, from the coding sequence ATGAAACAAACTATTCTATCTATATTCTTCATGTTGTGCACGTCATTGTATGCTTCAGCACAAGGTGAAATCGAAATGGCTACAGGACTGAGAAGCTCCGGAAAAATCTGGGTTGTAGTCTTAGTTCTGCTTCTTATTTTTCTAGGGGTAGCAGCCTATCTCTTTATGCTGGATAAAAGAATTAGCAAATTAGAGAAAAATACTAAAAAGTAA
- a CDS encoding ABC transporter ATP-binding protein: protein MARARLNSGNTQSEDLPKPKLNKELLHKASKIFSYIKPYRVKFGFGMAFLIISSLTMLTFPALLGAMIDAAQGKKTYPWLHNNIAYIGGISFSILFIQSIISFFRIRLFVEIAEKALANIRRDTYNKLITLPIEFFANRRVGELNSRLSSDLAQIQDTMTTTLAETLRQVISLAFGVVLLIAVSPKLALMNLCILPILVVTALIFGRFIRNFSRQAQDQLADSNSIVQETLLGISNVKAFVNEYYETKRYSGKLDAVIGLAVKGATYRGMFASFIIFCIFGAVIAVIWYGASLVSAGEISVGDLTTYILYSMFVAGSMGSFPELYANIQRSLGASERVIEILNEKQEDITLSEENKTIKRQIDGHLTFRNVAFTYPGRKDNQILKDISFDANSGEKIAIVGPSGTGKSTIASLILQFYSPDSGQILYDGVPSKDYLLTDIRNQVAIVPQDVLLFGGTIRENIGYGKLDADAEEIIKAARRANAHNFIMEFPEGYDTLVGERGVKLSGGQRQRIAIARALLKDPAILILDEATSALDSESERLVQTALEELMKNRTSIIIAHRLSTVINADRIIVVEDGIVSDMGNHVELMSKGSGLYHHLYSLQSSQKEQL from the coding sequence ATGGCGAGAGCGAGATTGAACAGCGGTAATACGCAATCTGAAGATTTACCCAAGCCCAAACTAAACAAAGAGTTACTACACAAGGCAAGCAAAATCTTTTCGTATATCAAACCATACCGTGTAAAATTCGGCTTTGGTATGGCTTTTTTAATTATTTCAAGTTTGACAATGCTCACCTTTCCGGCGTTGTTAGGTGCAATGATTGATGCTGCTCAAGGAAAAAAAACTTACCCCTGGCTGCACAATAACATTGCCTATATAGGAGGTATCAGTTTTTCGATTCTTTTCATTCAATCTATCATATCCTTTTTCAGAATACGTTTATTTGTTGAAATAGCAGAAAAAGCATTAGCCAATATCCGTCGTGATACCTATAACAAGTTAATTACCCTTCCGATAGAATTTTTTGCAAACCGCCGGGTAGGTGAACTTAACAGTCGTCTTTCCTCCGACCTGGCACAAATACAGGACACCATGACAACGACACTGGCCGAGACCCTGCGCCAGGTTATCAGTCTGGCCTTCGGAGTAGTACTTCTGATTGCAGTATCACCTAAGTTAGCATTGATGAATCTTTGCATTCTGCCGATTCTGGTTGTTACCGCATTAATATTCGGACGTTTTATCCGTAATTTTTCCCGTCAGGCACAGGATCAGCTGGCAGACTCCAACAGTATAGTGCAGGAGACATTATTAGGCATCAGCAATGTGAAAGCTTTTGTCAATGAGTATTATGAGACAAAAAGGTACTCCGGCAAGCTGGATGCGGTAATCGGTCTTGCTGTAAAAGGTGCTACTTACCGCGGCATGTTTGCATCTTTCATTATTTTCTGCATTTTCGGAGCCGTGATTGCGGTGATATGGTATGGTGCCTCATTAGTTTCTGCAGGAGAAATTTCAGTAGGAGATCTGACAACTTATATTCTTTATTCTATGTTTGTGGCAGGTTCCATGGGAAGTTTCCCGGAGTTGTACGCTAATATTCAACGGTCATTGGGTGCAAGCGAACGTGTCATCGAAATCCTGAATGAAAAACAGGAAGATATCACGCTAAGTGAAGAAAACAAAACGATCAAAAGACAGATTGACGGTCATCTGACCTTCAGGAATGTAGCATTTACCTATCCGGGACGTAAAGACAATCAGATCCTTAAGGATATCTCTTTTGATGCCAATTCCGGCGAGAAAATTGCCATCGTCGGGCCAAGCGGAACGGGTAAATCAACGATAGCTTCACTGATCCTTCAGTTTTACAGTCCCGACAGTGGCCAGATCCTCTATGATGGCGTGCCATCTAAAGATTATTTACTGACTGACATCCGTAATCAGGTCGCCATAGTGCCTCAGGATGTGCTTTTATTCGGAGGCACCATCCGAGAAAATATCGGTTACGGTAAGCTGGATGCGGATGCTGAAGAGATTATCAAAGCAGCAAGAAGAGCAAATGCACATAATTTTATAATGGAATTTCCGGAAGGATATGATACCCTTGTGGGCGAACGTGGAGTAAAACTTTCAGGCGGTCAGCGCCAGCGTATAGCTATTGCGCGTGCATTATTAAAAGATCCGGCCATACTCATACTGGACGAAGCCACTTCAGCATTAGATTCAGAATCCGAAAGACTGGTACAGACAGCCTTAGAAGAGCTTATGAAAAACAGAACCTCCATCATTATTGCACACCGCCTTTCAACGGTAATCAATGCTGACAGGATCATTGTTGTCGAAGATGGAATCGTATCTGACATGGGTAATCATGTGGAACTTATGAGCAAAGGTTCAGGACTTTACCATCACCTGTATTCCTTACAGTCCTCCCAAAAAGAGCAACTGTAA
- a CDS encoding SAM hydrolase/SAM-dependent halogenase family protein, with protein sequence MGVITLTTDLGYQDFYQAALKGSIISQLPDVRIVDITHEIPSFNVQHAAFVLKNAYHYFPKNTVHLIGIDTVFQEDSRYIAMKYNGHFFVGADNGIFSIILGENQAEEVVELDIMQDLRYLHFPLADILTKATCHIAKGGKMSEIGIPIDKPIEKATFQPIFDQNSIKGHVSYIDSFGNVISNISKDLFNKIQAGRGFTLYFKRNETIDKMSWHYNEVSEGEKLCLFGISNFLEIAINKGNASQLLGLSQDEAIRVEFHKP encoded by the coding sequence ATGGGTGTTATTACTTTAACAACGGACTTAGGATATCAAGATTTTTACCAAGCTGCTTTGAAGGGGAGTATAATCTCTCAGCTTCCTGATGTTCGTATTGTAGATATTACCCACGAAATCCCGTCCTTCAATGTACAGCATGCTGCTTTCGTTTTAAAGAATGCCTATCACTATTTCCCTAAGAACACAGTGCATCTCATCGGGATTGACACCGTCTTTCAGGAGGACTCCAGATACATTGCCATGAAGTACAACGGGCACTTCTTTGTCGGGGCAGATAATGGTATCTTCAGCATTATATTGGGAGAAAATCAGGCAGAAGAAGTGGTAGAGCTGGATATTATGCAGGATCTGAGATACCTCCACTTTCCGTTGGCGGATATCCTCACCAAAGCAACCTGTCATATTGCCAAAGGAGGAAAGATGAGCGAGATTGGCATCCCTATAGACAAACCGATAGAAAAAGCTACTTTTCAACCTATCTTTGACCAGAATTCAATCAAGGGACATGTCTCTTATATCGACTCTTTCGGAAATGTGATCAGCAATATCAGCAAAGATTTATTCAACAAAATACAAGCTGGCCGCGGATTTACGTTATACTTTAAACGTAATGAGACCATCGACAAAATGAGCTGGCATTATAATGAAGTTTCCGAGGGAGAGAAGCTATGTCTATTCGGGATCAGCAACTTTCTGGAGATAGCGATCAACAAAGGAAATGCTAGTCAGCTCCTGGGATTATCTCAGGATGAAGCGATCCGGGTTGAGTTTCACAAGCCGTAA
- a CDS encoding DUF2480 family protein, with protein sequence MIMEIQENIVNKVAQSGLITFDLASLAPTGELTEYDIKDNLFHGLILKEKDFREFIKEKDWTTYTDKHVAITCSTDAIIPTWAIMLLANKLEPFAKTIIFGTKEELESQLFQEKLATLDMSQFVDQRVVVKGCGDVHIPESAFVTFTVKLSKVAKSIMYGEPCSTVPVFKRKP encoded by the coding sequence ATGATCATGGAAATTCAAGAAAATATCGTTAATAAAGTAGCGCAAAGCGGACTCATAACCTTTGATCTGGCAAGCCTTGCTCCCACAGGAGAGCTCACCGAATATGATATCAAGGATAATCTTTTTCATGGATTGATATTAAAGGAAAAAGACTTTAGAGAATTTATTAAAGAAAAGGACTGGACAACATATACAGACAAACATGTGGCCATCACCTGTTCGACAGATGCCATTATCCCGACATGGGCAATCATGTTATTAGCAAATAAACTTGAACCTTTTGCAAAAACTATTATTTTTGGAACAAAAGAAGAACTGGAAAGCCAGTTATTTCAAGAAAAGTTAGCAACTTTGGATATGTCACAGTTTGTGGATCAGCGTGTTGTTGTAAAAGGCTGTGGTGACGTGCATATTCCGGAGTCAGCATTTGTGACATTTACAGTAAAATTAAGTAAAGTTGCAAAAAGTATTATGTACGGTGAACCATGCTCCACGGTACCGGTTTTCAAGCGAAAGCCTTAA
- the lptC gene encoding LPS export ABC transporter periplasmic protein LptC, which produces MTAFISILKHTLPLSIILWLGAILLHSCEPDLKEVDRIANMKKGEAVDISYGVTITYSDSALVKAVLTSPEMRVHHDTTSNYEFPKGVKIVFYDALGKESQQIVSDYAIQREKEKTTTFKKNVVITRIDGSIIKTEELIYDENSDSFYNHVMITGFFKDGRGNLQGSSFTSDADFKDVRIQNATGLYYIQDNSAFPSFGN; this is translated from the coding sequence ATGACAGCATTCATTTCTATATTAAAACATACACTGCCCCTATCGATAATATTATGGTTAGGGGCAATCTTATTACACTCCTGCGAGCCCGATCTTAAAGAAGTAGACCGCATCGCCAATATGAAAAAAGGCGAGGCCGTGGATATCTCTTACGGTGTCACGATTACCTATAGCGACTCAGCCCTTGTAAAAGCTGTGCTGACCAGTCCGGAGATGCGCGTACACCATGACACCACCAGTAACTACGAGTTCCCTAAAGGCGTAAAAATTGTGTTTTATGATGCCCTCGGAAAAGAAAGTCAGCAGATTGTATCGGACTATGCGATACAGCGGGAAAAAGAAAAAACAACTACATTCAAAAAAAATGTCGTCATAACCCGGATTGACGGTTCAATCATCAAAACAGAAGAACTTATTTATGATGAAAACTCCGATTCATTCTATAACCACGTGATGATCACAGGTTTTTTCAAAGACGGCAGAGGTAATCTTCAGGGATCATCCTTTACATCAGATGCCGACTTTAAAGATGTCCGGATTCAGAATGCAACGGGTTTATACTACATTCAGGACAACTCTGCATTCCCGTCTTTTGGTAATTAG